The following are from one region of the Corynebacterium hindlerae genome:
- a CDS encoding amidohydrolase yields the protein MTHVTDISTLLATATTDLEWQGEFYRDLHSHPELSMQEQRTAAQIKTKLADFNCDVVDNIGGYGIIAIFRNGEGPTAVMRADFDALPVEEATGVEFASVAEGITPQGIRTKLMHACGHDMHTTALLGACAILDDHREHWRGTFVALFQPSEENGAGALAMVNDGLAHLMPQPDVVFGQHIGPGAAGTVMSMSGPALAAADTIRIRIFGRSSHGSMPHLSIDPTFVAAMVVVRLQGIVGREVPPSEFAVVTVGTLSSGNSNNTIPATADLVLNCRTYSDEVKHHLYQAIERVVRAECAASGCLQDPIFEYTDHAPLTDNSPEVFAKVRPQFDAVFGADSLDGSPWTASEDFSQVPRAFGAPYLYWMVGATPRPQWEAAVAANRVVEDIPSNHMSTFLPDFTPTVTAATRAACTAVLSYLAR from the coding sequence ATAACCCACGTGACAGACATCTCCACACTGCTCGCCACTGCCACCACCGACCTCGAATGGCAAGGCGAGTTCTACCGCGATCTTCATTCCCACCCGGAACTGTCCATGCAGGAGCAGCGCACCGCGGCGCAGATCAAAACCAAGCTCGCGGACTTCAACTGCGACGTTGTGGACAACATCGGGGGCTATGGCATTATCGCGATCTTCCGCAACGGCGAGGGCCCTACGGCGGTGATGCGCGCCGACTTCGACGCCCTCCCCGTCGAGGAAGCCACCGGGGTTGAATTCGCCTCTGTCGCTGAAGGCATCACCCCGCAAGGTATCCGCACCAAGCTGATGCACGCCTGTGGCCACGACATGCACACCACTGCCCTGCTCGGCGCCTGCGCAATTCTCGACGATCACCGCGAACACTGGCGTGGCACCTTCGTAGCCTTGTTCCAACCTTCCGAAGAAAACGGAGCCGGGGCACTCGCGATGGTCAACGACGGACTTGCCCACCTCATGCCGCAACCAGACGTGGTGTTCGGCCAGCATATCGGCCCTGGCGCCGCCGGAACGGTGATGTCCATGTCCGGGCCGGCACTCGCCGCTGCCGACACTATTCGGATTCGGATTTTCGGGCGCTCCTCACACGGGTCCATGCCACACCTTTCCATTGACCCGACGTTCGTCGCGGCAATGGTCGTCGTCAGGCTGCAGGGCATCGTGGGTCGTGAGGTTCCTCCGTCCGAATTCGCGGTGGTGACCGTCGGAACGCTGTCCTCCGGAAACTCCAACAACACCATCCCCGCCACCGCAGACCTGGTGCTCAACTGCCGCACCTACAGCGACGAAGTCAAACACCACCTATACCAGGCCATCGAGCGAGTGGTACGGGCTGAATGTGCTGCCTCCGGGTGCCTACAAGACCCAATCTTCGAATACACCGATCATGCCCCGCTAACGGATAACTCCCCCGAGGTGTTCGCCAAGGTCCGCCCCCAGTTCGACGCCGTGTTCGGAGCAGACTCCCTCGACGGCTCCCCCTGGACCGCTTCCGAGGATTTCTCCCAGGTGCCACGCGCCTTCGGGGCGCCCTACCTGTACTGGATGGTCGGCGCTACCCCACGCCCGCAGTGGGAGGCAGCTGTAGCGGCAAACCGGGTAGTAGAAGACATCCCAAGCAACCACATGAGCACCTTCCTGCCGGACTTCACGCCAACGGTGACCGCGGCAACCCGGGCGGCGTGCACCGCGGTGCTCAGTTACCTAGCACGCTAG
- a CDS encoding GntR family transcriptional regulator — MSPLQVSRPLMPLTQAQYAYNELRSAITTGQLPGGAHIVQSEWAARLDVSITPIREAIRRLEQDGLARSEAHKGTTVNPFSIDRAAEIVSLRKALDPMQFRRVAESSPSRAAHAAELYAKMQELNDPVQFSDLDLEFHRVVMGIDESWTARLTQTLIVASSPYVAVALAHNPRLLEKENEHHAQFVAALKAGDVEGLVELNKQHVSQVFHALQHVDLPSVLGN, encoded by the coding sequence ATGAGCCCGTTGCAAGTCAGCAGGCCTCTTATGCCCCTCACTCAGGCGCAATACGCATACAACGAGCTGCGTAGCGCAATCACCACGGGGCAGCTTCCCGGCGGTGCCCACATTGTTCAGTCGGAGTGGGCAGCTCGCCTCGATGTGTCTATCACCCCGATTCGGGAAGCTATCCGCCGGTTGGAACAGGACGGGTTGGCGCGTTCGGAGGCCCATAAGGGCACCACGGTCAACCCGTTTAGCATTGATCGGGCAGCGGAGATTGTGTCCCTGCGTAAGGCCCTTGATCCGATGCAGTTCCGTCGCGTGGCTGAGAGCTCGCCTTCGAGGGCTGCCCACGCGGCGGAGCTGTACGCGAAAATGCAGGAGCTAAACGATCCTGTTCAGTTCTCTGACCTTGACCTGGAGTTTCACCGAGTGGTCATGGGGATTGATGAATCCTGGACAGCGCGGCTGACTCAGACACTTATCGTGGCGTCGTCCCCCTATGTGGCGGTGGCGCTCGCGCACAATCCCCGCCTGCTAGAGAAAGAAAACGAGCACCACGCTCAGTTCGTCGCAGCGCTGAAAGCTGGCGACGTGGAAGGCCTGGTCGAGCTGAACAAGCAGCATGTGTCCCAGGTCTTCCACGCGCTACAGCACGTAGATCTGCCTAGCGTGCTAGGTAACTGA
- the glgP gene encoding alpha-glucan family phosphorylase encodes MKPSNSVSVVQSVPAALAPLWRLAMNLRWSWRRETRDLFREIDPEKWSDFDENPRRMLMEASADRLRELAADPQYVAKIQSEEEDLNNYLQSSFWYQNTHAQHQVADQATVGESDLGPADPIAAYFSMEFGIHPSLPIYSGGLGVLSGDHMKSASDLGVPLIGVGLLYSYGYFTQSLSGDGWQEEHYEYHDPHLLPVEPVLDEKGYQLKVTVAFPEGRDIVIALWVAAVGRIPLLLLDTNIPDNPPEMQDVTDRLYGGDSEHRVRQEMVLGVGGVRAVNAFCDSRGLARPRVAHLNEGHAGFLGLERIRERMQEGLSFDAALAQVRAASIFTTHTPVPAGIDRFDMNLVRRYLGEGLPEDKRVVPGVPLDRCLDLGGEADPHRFNMAHMGLRLAQHANGVAKLHGDVSRHMFASLYPGYEPAEVPIGSVTNGVHLPTWTKPEMRSIIERLSDGQDLAVADEWTNADAVSDEELWQTRNKLRADLVGVARKAMKQSGLKRGQYEAQLNWTNRVLDPNVLTVGFARRVSTYKRLTLMLKNPERLRSILLNEERPVQFVIAGKAHPHDMGGKKFMQEIVRFADEAGLRDRFLFLPDYDIGLAGYLVSGSDIWLNNPVRPQEASGTSGMKAVMNGCLTLSISDGWWDEMPQEGYGWTIPTVETDDQMFRDQLEAEALYDLLEHEIVPMFYDRDEDGLPREWLSMIRRSMTELSPKVSCTRMVRDYTEQYYRPANHGARLVLRDNDAAQQFVNWKERVYQAWPNIRLEDLKIANARNSERAVTSGEPAHISVDVDLGMLTDSDVEVQAVTGRTDRDGNIVDPVITPMADNGEGRYWAELPIHEPGNLGYTVRVVPQHQLLPSPAELGLIKFY; translated from the coding sequence GTGAAACCTTCCAACTCTGTATCCGTTGTCCAAAGCGTCCCGGCTGCCCTCGCACCGCTGTGGCGCCTCGCAATGAATCTGCGCTGGTCGTGGCGCCGTGAAACCCGTGATCTCTTCCGTGAGATCGATCCTGAAAAGTGGAGCGACTTCGACGAAAATCCACGCCGCATGCTGATGGAAGCATCGGCTGATCGGCTGCGTGAATTGGCTGCCGATCCGCAGTACGTCGCGAAGATCCAGTCAGAAGAAGAAGATCTCAACAACTACTTGCAGTCTTCCTTCTGGTACCAAAACACCCACGCACAGCACCAGGTTGCTGATCAGGCGACCGTAGGAGAGAGCGACCTCGGACCAGCCGATCCGATCGCTGCCTACTTCTCCATGGAATTCGGTATCCACCCTTCGCTTCCGATCTACTCCGGTGGCTTGGGGGTGTTGTCCGGCGATCACATGAAGTCTGCCTCTGACCTTGGCGTGCCACTGATCGGCGTCGGCTTGCTGTACTCCTACGGCTACTTCACCCAGTCGCTCTCCGGCGACGGATGGCAGGAAGAGCACTACGAATACCACGACCCTCACCTGCTTCCTGTCGAGCCTGTGCTCGATGAAAAGGGGTACCAGCTCAAGGTGACGGTGGCATTCCCTGAGGGCCGCGACATCGTGATCGCCCTCTGGGTCGCAGCCGTGGGCCGTATCCCGCTGCTGCTGCTGGACACCAACATCCCAGACAACCCGCCAGAGATGCAGGACGTTACCGACCGCCTCTACGGCGGTGACAGCGAGCACCGCGTGCGCCAGGAAATGGTCCTGGGCGTCGGTGGTGTCCGCGCCGTCAACGCATTCTGTGACTCTCGTGGCCTCGCCCGCCCACGCGTGGCACACCTCAACGAGGGCCACGCTGGCTTCCTCGGCCTGGAGCGGATCCGCGAACGCATGCAGGAAGGGCTGTCCTTCGACGCTGCACTGGCTCAGGTCCGTGCGGCAAGCATCTTCACCACCCACACCCCAGTTCCAGCTGGCATTGACCGCTTCGACATGAACCTGGTGCGCCGCTACCTGGGCGAAGGCCTACCAGAGGACAAGCGTGTGGTGCCAGGTGTGCCACTGGATCGCTGCCTGGACCTAGGCGGTGAAGCAGACCCACACCGCTTCAACATGGCACACATGGGCTTGCGACTTGCGCAGCATGCCAACGGCGTCGCGAAGCTGCACGGCGACGTGTCCCGTCACATGTTCGCCTCCCTGTACCCAGGCTACGAGCCTGCCGAAGTCCCGATCGGTTCTGTGACCAACGGCGTGCACCTGCCTACCTGGACCAAGCCGGAGATGCGTTCCATCATCGAGCGTCTGTCTGATGGGCAGGATCTGGCCGTTGCTGATGAATGGACCAACGCCGACGCCGTCTCTGACGAGGAACTGTGGCAGACCCGTAACAAGCTGCGCGCAGACCTCGTGGGTGTTGCCCGTAAGGCAATGAAGCAGTCCGGTCTGAAACGCGGCCAATACGAAGCCCAGCTGAACTGGACCAACCGCGTGCTGGATCCGAACGTTCTCACCGTCGGTTTCGCGCGCCGCGTGTCTACCTACAAGCGTCTGACTCTGATGCTGAAGAACCCAGAGCGACTGCGCTCCATCCTCCTCAACGAAGAGCGCCCAGTGCAGTTCGTCATCGCCGGTAAGGCGCACCCACACGACATGGGTGGCAAGAAGTTCATGCAGGAAATCGTGCGCTTCGCGGATGAAGCTGGCCTGCGCGATCGCTTCCTGTTCCTACCGGACTACGACATCGGACTCGCTGGCTACCTGGTCTCCGGCTCGGACATCTGGTTGAACAACCCAGTGCGTCCGCAGGAAGCCTCCGGTACTTCCGGTATGAAGGCCGTGATGAACGGCTGCCTGACCCTGTCCATCTCTGACGGCTGGTGGGACGAGATGCCTCAAGAAGGCTACGGTTGGACCATCCCTACCGTTGAAACCGACGACCAGATGTTCCGCGACCAGCTGGAAGCAGAAGCACTGTACGACCTGCTTGAACACGAGATCGTGCCGATGTTCTACGACCGTGACGAGGACGGCCTGCCACGCGAGTGGCTGAGCATGATCCGTCGCTCCATGACGGAACTGTCGCCGAAGGTGAGCTGCACCCGCATGGTCCGTGATTACACGGAGCAGTACTACCGTCCCGCTAACCACGGTGCTCGCCTGGTGCTTCGCGATAACGACGCCGCCCAGCAGTTCGTGAACTGGAAGGAGCGCGTGTACCAGGCCTGGCCAAACATCCGCCTGGAGGACCTCAAGATCGCGAACGCCAGGAACTCTGAGCGTGCCGTCACCTCCGGTGAACCGGCCCACATCTCCGTGGATGTGGACCTGGGCATGCTCACCGACAGTGACGTAGAGGTCCAGGCGGTGACCGGCCGGACGGATCGGGATGGCAACATCGTTGATCCTGTGATCACGCCGATGGCCGATAACGGCGAGGGCCGCTACTGGGCAGAGCTGCCCATTCACGAACCGGGTAATCTCGGTTACACTGTGCGTGTAGTTCCACAGCACCAGTTGCTTCCGAGCCCAGCAGAACTTGGGTTGATCAAGTTCTACTAA
- the pyk gene encoding pyruvate kinase: MTRRTKIVCTLGPAVASKEGILGLAQAGMDVARMNFSHGDHADHEQNYRWVREATDETGHAIGVLADLQGPKIRLGRFTTGATVWETGETIRITVDDVDGTHDRVSTTYKELAKDAKPGDRLLVDDGKVGLVCVAVEGNDVVCEVVEGGPVSNNKGVSLPGMNISVPALSEKDVKDLRFALQLGVDFIALSFVRSPADIELVHKVMDEEGRRVPVIAKLEKPEAVEALESIVLAFDAIMVARGDLGVEVPLEDVPGVQKRAIQIARENAKPVIVATQMLDSMIENSRPTRAEASDVANAVLDGADAVMLSGETSVGRDPQNVVRTMSRIVSAAEANGMTPPLTHIPRTKRGVLSYSARDIAERLNAKALVAFTTSGDTAKRLARLHSRLPLLVFTPRPEVRSQLALTWGAQTFLCPKVSSTDQMMFEVDKALLNMEEYNEGDVMVVVAGTPPGEPGNTNMIHVHMLGEDVTEIKY, from the coding sequence GTGACTAGACGAACAAAGATTGTATGTACGCTCGGTCCAGCAGTTGCTTCCAAGGAAGGCATCCTTGGGTTGGCGCAGGCTGGAATGGATGTTGCGCGAATGAATTTCTCGCACGGCGATCATGCTGATCATGAACAAAACTATCGCTGGGTCCGTGAGGCCACGGACGAGACCGGCCATGCTATCGGCGTGTTGGCTGATCTACAGGGCCCTAAGATTCGCCTCGGGCGCTTCACCACCGGCGCCACAGTCTGGGAGACTGGCGAGACAATCCGTATCACCGTCGATGATGTTGATGGCACCCACGATCGCGTCTCCACCACCTACAAAGAACTGGCCAAGGACGCTAAGCCAGGCGATCGCCTGCTTGTCGACGACGGCAAGGTCGGCCTGGTGTGCGTTGCCGTGGAAGGTAACGACGTGGTCTGCGAAGTGGTCGAGGGCGGCCCGGTGTCCAACAACAAGGGCGTGTCCCTGCCGGGCATGAACATTTCCGTGCCTGCGCTGTCGGAAAAGGACGTCAAGGATCTTCGCTTCGCCCTTCAACTCGGCGTGGACTTCATCGCGCTGTCCTTCGTGCGTTCCCCTGCGGACATCGAGCTAGTCCACAAGGTGATGGATGAGGAAGGCCGACGCGTTCCGGTCATCGCCAAGCTGGAAAAGCCGGAAGCAGTGGAAGCGCTGGAATCCATCGTGCTCGCATTTGATGCCATCATGGTGGCTCGTGGTGACCTCGGCGTGGAAGTGCCACTCGAGGACGTTCCGGGTGTGCAGAAGCGCGCTATTCAGATCGCGCGCGAGAACGCCAAGCCAGTGATCGTTGCTACGCAGATGCTGGACTCCATGATTGAGAACTCCCGACCTACCCGTGCGGAGGCATCGGACGTCGCTAATGCCGTGCTCGACGGCGCGGATGCGGTCATGCTCTCCGGCGAGACGTCGGTGGGGCGCGACCCGCAGAACGTGGTGCGCACCATGTCCCGTATCGTTTCCGCTGCGGAAGCCAACGGCATGACGCCACCTCTGACGCACATCCCACGCACCAAGCGTGGCGTGCTGTCCTACTCCGCGCGTGACATCGCCGAGCGCCTCAACGCAAAGGCACTGGTGGCCTTCACCACCTCCGGTGACACCGCTAAGCGACTAGCCCGCCTGCACAGCCGGCTGCCACTGCTGGTGTTCACCCCACGGCCCGAGGTACGGTCCCAGCTGGCACTGACCTGGGGTGCACAGACCTTCCTCTGCCCGAAGGTATCCAGCACGGACCAGATGATGTTTGAGGTGGACAAGGCCCTTCTCAACATGGAGGAATACAACGAGGGCGACGTCATGGTCGTGGTTGCGGGCACCCCTCCAGGAGAGCCCGGCAACACAAACATGATCCACGTTCACATGTTGGGGGAAGATGTAACCGAGATCAAGTATTAA
- the lgt gene encoding prolipoprotein diacylglyceryl transferase encodes MNLAYIPSPPQGVWYLAGIPIRAYALCIVAGILVAVWLTKRRYVARGGNADVVMDAALVAVPAGIVGGRLYHVITDNDQYFCESCNPIDALKITNGGLGIWGAVALGVLMVWVMMKVKGLPIAPLADAAAPGIILAQAIGRLGNYFNQELYGAETTVPWGLKIFYRVNENGALAPLTGHSTGEVIAIVHPTFLYEMIWNVLVCVLLLWADKKFNLDRGKVFWLYVAGYTLGRFWIELMRTDHATLIYGLRVNTITSTVLFIISVACVMWLSKNRTKDNPSREAQIL; translated from the coding sequence ATGAACCTCGCTTACATTCCATCACCGCCTCAGGGCGTGTGGTATCTCGCCGGAATCCCCATTCGTGCCTACGCGCTGTGTATCGTCGCGGGCATTCTCGTTGCTGTGTGGCTCACCAAGCGTCGGTACGTGGCGCGAGGCGGTAACGCTGATGTGGTGATGGATGCTGCGTTGGTAGCGGTCCCCGCGGGCATTGTAGGCGGACGGCTCTACCACGTCATTACTGACAACGACCAGTACTTTTGCGAGTCCTGCAACCCGATTGACGCCCTGAAAATCACCAACGGTGGCCTGGGGATTTGGGGTGCGGTAGCGCTTGGTGTGCTCATGGTCTGGGTGATGATGAAGGTAAAGGGCCTGCCCATCGCCCCGCTTGCCGACGCCGCAGCCCCCGGAATCATTTTGGCACAAGCAATCGGGCGCCTTGGAAACTACTTCAACCAGGAACTCTACGGCGCCGAAACCACGGTGCCGTGGGGGCTCAAGATCTTCTATCGAGTTAATGAAAATGGGGCGCTAGCACCGCTGACGGGGCATTCGACGGGTGAAGTTATCGCCATTGTGCATCCCACGTTTTTATACGAAATGATCTGGAATGTGCTGGTGTGCGTGCTCCTGCTGTGGGCTGACAAAAAATTCAACCTCGATCGCGGTAAGGTGTTTTGGCTCTACGTCGCCGGATACACGTTGGGGAGGTTCTGGATCGAACTGATGCGCACCGATCACGCGACGTTGATCTACGGCCTGCGGGTTAACACCATCACCTCCACTGTGCTGTTCATCATCTCCGTGGCATGTGTGATGTGGCTCAGTAAGAATCGCACGAAGGACAATCCGTCACGCGAAGCGCAGATTCTGTAG
- the trpC gene encoding indole-3-glycerol phosphate synthase TrpC yields MTSVLEQIIQGVVEDVASREAKVPFQDIKAMSREVTPPRNALEALQQPGCGVIAEIKRASPCQGQIARIDHPAELAQQFEAGGARMIGCQTERRRFMGSLEDLAAVKAAVSVPVMSKDFIVDPYQIHEARYYGADMVPLIVSALDQARLESLLDRIESLGMTALAEVHTPEDASRAIQAGAKVVGVNARNLHSMTMNPSAFGEIAPGLPRDTIRIALSGVRDAKDLRRYASAGADAVVIGESLVTAPEPMTLVRTMVAVGQHPATPTAR; encoded by the coding sequence GTGACGTCCGTTCTTGAGCAGATCATTCAAGGCGTCGTGGAGGATGTGGCCTCCCGAGAGGCCAAGGTGCCATTCCAAGACATCAAAGCGATGTCGCGAGAGGTTACCCCGCCACGCAACGCACTCGAAGCGTTGCAGCAGCCCGGCTGTGGCGTGATCGCTGAAATTAAGCGCGCGTCCCCGTGCCAAGGCCAGATCGCTCGCATCGACCACCCCGCGGAGCTCGCGCAGCAGTTTGAAGCCGGTGGCGCTCGCATGATTGGCTGCCAAACGGAACGACGCCGTTTCATGGGGTCCCTGGAAGACCTCGCCGCTGTGAAAGCTGCCGTGTCGGTACCGGTGATGAGCAAAGACTTCATCGTAGACCCGTACCAGATCCATGAGGCCCGCTACTACGGGGCGGACATGGTGCCGCTCATCGTGTCCGCGCTTGACCAGGCCCGGTTGGAATCCCTGCTGGATCGAATCGAATCACTGGGGATGACGGCGCTCGCCGAAGTCCACACCCCTGAAGACGCATCCCGCGCGATCCAAGCCGGCGCCAAGGTAGTGGGTGTGAACGCCCGAAACCTGCATTCGATGACGATGAACCCGAGCGCCTTTGGGGAAATCGCACCAGGCCTGCCTCGAGACACCATCCGGATTGCGCTGTCTGGGGTGCGCGATGCGAAGGATTTGCGTCGTTATGCCAGCGCGGGCGCGGACGCCGTCGTCATCGGTGAATCCCTGGTCACCGCGCCGGAACCTATGACGCTGGTGCGCACCATGGTGGCGGTGGGGCAGCATCCGGCAACCCCGACGGCTCGGTAA
- a CDS encoding TIGR02234 family membrane protein, which yields MRAIATALLALSAVVIWIGSRLTWLRVDIFDDKSGAAQHDLVGAVWSTEMTAIVLVLLAAVVAILVLRRLARRIVAGIAALAAAAASWKPLDIVLYGADPMRVKDLLTSGAASQRQSDPVTVTQWATVENIQVMNAGPLLALVGCAVGLLAGILLVMRPGVDKARRNAYETRQAREEKLADDLAADPDSPRLMWDALDADVDPTEKDT from the coding sequence ATGCGCGCAATAGCTACGGCGCTGCTCGCACTCTCGGCGGTAGTGATCTGGATCGGTTCCCGCCTCACCTGGCTGCGGGTGGACATTTTCGACGACAAATCCGGCGCCGCCCAGCACGATTTAGTGGGAGCGGTGTGGTCTACGGAAATGACGGCTATCGTGCTGGTGCTGCTCGCCGCTGTCGTCGCGATTTTGGTGCTTCGGCGCCTCGCACGCCGAATCGTCGCCGGGATCGCCGCGCTAGCAGCAGCTGCTGCCAGCTGGAAACCGCTCGACATTGTCCTCTACGGCGCAGACCCCATGCGAGTGAAAGACCTGCTCACCAGCGGCGCTGCATCGCAGCGGCAATCAGATCCTGTCACGGTCACGCAATGGGCCACGGTGGAAAACATCCAGGTGATGAACGCGGGACCGTTGCTCGCCCTCGTCGGCTGCGCAGTGGGTTTGCTCGCTGGAATTTTGCTTGTGATGCGCCCGGGCGTCGATAAGGCGCGGCGTAACGCCTATGAAACCCGTCAGGCGCGAGAGGAGAAACTTGCCGACGACCTAGCCGCCGATCCGGACTCGCCACGGCTGATGTGGGATGCCCTCGATGCAGATGTGGATCCCACGGAGAAAGACACGTGA
- the hisI gene encoding phosphoribosyl-AMP cyclohydrolase produces MSDPARFDLDPKLAAKLKFNDAGLIPVIVQAEGTKEVLMMAWMDDHALAHSLATRKGTYFSRSRNEYWIKGMTSGHVQEVVSIAADCDGDTLLMVVRQTGAACHTGTRTCFDDRKLPCAQ; encoded by the coding sequence ATGAGCGATCCCGCAAGGTTCGACCTGGATCCGAAGCTAGCAGCGAAGCTCAAATTCAACGACGCCGGCCTAATCCCCGTGATCGTGCAGGCCGAGGGAACCAAGGAAGTGCTGATGATGGCGTGGATGGATGATCACGCCCTGGCGCACTCGCTGGCTACCCGGAAGGGCACCTACTTCTCCCGCTCCCGGAATGAGTACTGGATCAAGGGCATGACTTCCGGCCACGTCCAGGAAGTAGTGAGCATCGCCGCCGACTGCGATGGGGACACACTGCTCATGGTGGTACGCCAGACAGGGGCGGCCTGCCACACTGGAACTCGCACCTGCTTCGACGATAGGAAGCTGCCATGCGCGCAATAG
- the hisF gene encoding imidazole glycerol phosphate synthase subunit HisF — protein sequence MSVAVRVIACLDVDAGRVVKGVNFDNLRDAGDPVELAARYGQEGIDELTFLDVSASKQGRGTMLDVVRRTADQVFIPLTVGGGVRSEDDVNELLRAGADKVSINTSAINRPELISELSQRFGAQCIVLSVDARRAADQPSGFEVTTHGGTKSAGLDAIEWARRGAELGAGEILLNSMDGDGTQDGFDIELITKVREAVNIPVIASGGAGRAEHFPPAVEAGADAVLAASVFHFGTVAVSEVKDALAEARLEVRR from the coding sequence ATGTCCGTGGCAGTGCGCGTTATCGCCTGTTTGGATGTGGATGCCGGCCGAGTGGTCAAGGGAGTGAATTTCGACAACCTGCGTGATGCCGGTGATCCGGTAGAACTGGCAGCTCGTTATGGCCAAGAGGGGATTGACGAACTGACCTTCCTGGACGTGAGCGCCTCGAAGCAGGGCCGTGGCACAATGCTGGATGTGGTACGCAGGACCGCTGACCAGGTGTTTATTCCGCTCACCGTCGGTGGTGGCGTGCGCAGCGAAGACGATGTGAACGAGTTGCTGCGCGCTGGCGCGGACAAGGTCAGCATCAACACCTCCGCGATTAACCGCCCGGAACTCATTTCTGAGTTGTCGCAGCGGTTCGGCGCGCAGTGCATCGTGCTCAGCGTCGATGCACGACGCGCAGCTGATCAGCCAAGCGGTTTTGAGGTCACCACCCACGGTGGGACCAAGTCCGCTGGCCTCGACGCCATCGAATGGGCGCGCCGGGGAGCCGAACTCGGAGCCGGGGAAATTCTGCTCAACTCCATGGACGGCGACGGCACCCAAGATGGCTTTGACATTGAACTAATCACGAAGGTTCGGGAAGCCGTGAATATCCCGGTGATCGCCTCCGGCGGCGCCGGACGGGCAGAGCACTTCCCACCAGCAGTGGAAGCAGGCGCCGACGCGGTGCTAGCTGCCTCGGTGTTCCACTTCGGAACCGTCGCAGTGTCGGAGGTTAAGGATGCCCTCGCTGAGGCAAGGCTTGAGGTGCGACGATGA
- a CDS encoding inositol monophosphatase family protein translates to MDARMLLAIAEAVVDDCEQVFLAGLGTAERVSKGAHDFATTADLKIEFMLRQQLTALTGIPVYGEEGGGSLDDPAVWVVDPIDGTSNYAAGNPMCAILVSLLYEGEPIVALCSMPTFGKRLTAYAGSPLLLNGQPQPPIAEPDKDVAQIGFGSLIASKQHGFHSKLRHELLGILADDYTRLRVTGSVGIDLAFTALGIFAATVTFSPFPWDNAAGVLLVRAAGGEATDLEGGQWFIGSSGVVAGTPATHQEILGTINQIMD, encoded by the coding sequence ATGGACGCGCGCATGCTGCTGGCGATAGCCGAGGCAGTGGTCGATGACTGCGAACAGGTATTCCTGGCGGGGCTCGGTACGGCGGAACGGGTTTCCAAAGGAGCCCACGATTTCGCCACCACCGCGGACCTGAAGATCGAGTTCATGCTCCGCCAGCAACTCACGGCGCTCACCGGGATCCCGGTGTACGGCGAAGAGGGTGGCGGCAGTTTAGATGACCCTGCCGTGTGGGTGGTGGACCCGATCGACGGGACATCCAACTACGCGGCCGGCAACCCGATGTGCGCGATCCTGGTGAGCCTGCTGTACGAAGGGGAGCCGATCGTGGCGCTGTGCTCCATGCCGACCTTCGGCAAGCGCCTCACCGCGTACGCGGGATCTCCGTTGCTGCTCAATGGTCAGCCTCAGCCGCCGATCGCGGAGCCGGACAAGGACGTTGCCCAGATAGGTTTTGGGTCATTGATCGCGAGCAAGCAACACGGCTTCCACAGCAAGTTGCGTCATGAATTGTTAGGGATCCTCGCGGATGACTACACCCGACTGCGGGTAACCGGGTCGGTGGGGATCGACCTAGCATTCACCGCACTGGGGATTTTCGCTGCCACCGTGACATTTAGCCCGTTTCCCTGGGACAACGCTGCGGGAGTGCTTCTGGTTCGTGCCGCAGGGGGTGAGGCCACAGACCTAGAAGGTGGCCAGTGGTTCATTGGTTCCAGTGGGGTAGTAGCTGGCACCCCTGCCACTCATCAAGAGATTTTGGGTACCATCAACCAGATTATGGATTAG